In Streptomyces chartreusis NRRL 3882, the following are encoded in one genomic region:
- the glnA gene encoding type I glutamate--ammonia ligase, translating into MFQNADEAKKFIADEDVKFIDVRFCDLPGVMQHFTVPAEAFDADEELAFDGSSIRGFQAIHESDMALRADLSTARVDPFRRDKTLNINFFIHDPITGEQYSRDPRNVAKKAEAYLASTGIADTAYFGPEAEFYVFDSVRFATSANESFYHIDSEAGAWNTGAVEDNRGYKVRYKGGYFPVPPVDHFADLRAQISLELDRAGLKVERQHHEVGTAGQAEINYKFNTLLAAADDLQLFKYIVKNVAWQNGKTATFMPKPIFGDNGSGMHVHQSLWQGGSPLFYDEAGYAGLSDTARYYIGGILKHAPSLLAFTNPTVNSYHRLVPGFEAPVNLVYSQRNRSAAMRIPITGSNPKAKRVEFRAPDSSGNPYLAFSALLLAGLDGIKNKIEPAEPIDKDLYELAPEEHAGVPQVPTSLPAVLDSLEADHEFLLQGDVFTPDLIETWIDYKRTNEIAPLQLRPHPHEFELYFDV; encoded by the coding sequence ATGTTCCAGAACGCCGACGAGGCCAAGAAGTTCATCGCGGACGAGGACGTCAAGTTCATCGACGTCCGCTTCTGCGACCTGCCGGGCGTGATGCAGCACTTCACGGTGCCTGCTGAGGCGTTCGACGCGGACGAGGAGCTGGCCTTCGACGGCTCGTCCATCCGCGGCTTCCAGGCCATCCACGAGTCCGACATGGCGCTGCGCGCGGACCTGTCGACCGCCCGTGTCGACCCGTTCCGCCGTGACAAGACGCTGAACATCAACTTCTTCATCCACGACCCGATCACGGGCGAGCAGTACTCCCGTGACCCGCGGAACGTGGCGAAGAAGGCCGAGGCCTACCTCGCGTCCACCGGGATCGCCGACACCGCGTACTTCGGTCCCGAGGCCGAGTTCTACGTCTTCGACTCCGTCCGCTTCGCGACCAGCGCGAACGAGTCCTTCTACCACATCGACTCCGAGGCCGGCGCCTGGAACACCGGTGCCGTCGAGGACAACCGTGGTTACAAGGTCCGCTACAAGGGCGGCTACTTCCCGGTCCCGCCGGTCGACCACTTCGCCGACCTGCGTGCCCAGATCTCCCTGGAGCTGGACCGGGCCGGTCTGAAGGTCGAGCGCCAGCACCACGAGGTGGGCACCGCCGGCCAGGCCGAGATCAACTACAAGTTCAACACGCTGCTCGCCGCCGCCGACGACCTCCAGCTCTTCAAGTACATCGTGAAGAACGTGGCGTGGCAGAACGGCAAGACCGCGACCTTCATGCCGAAGCCGATCTTCGGTGACAACGGCTCGGGCATGCACGTCCACCAGTCGCTGTGGCAGGGCGGCTCCCCGCTCTTCTACGACGAGGCCGGCTACGCGGGCCTGTCGGACACCGCCCGCTACTACATCGGCGGCATCCTCAAGCACGCCCCGTCGCTGCTGGCCTTCACCAACCCGACGGTGAACTCGTACCACCGCCTGGTCCCGGGCTTCGAGGCGCCGGTGAACCTGGTCTACTCGCAGCGCAACCGCTCCGCGGCCATGCGTATCCCGATCACGGGCTCCAACCCGAAGGCCAAGCGCGTCGAGTTCCGCGCGCCCGACTCCTCCGGCAACCCGTACCTGGCGTTCTCGGCGCTGCTGCTCGCCGGCCTGGACGGCATCAAGAACAAGATCGAGCCGGCCGAGCCGATCGACAAGGACCTCTACGAGCTCGCCCCCGAGGAGCACGCGGGCGTCCCGCAGGTCCCGACCTCGCTCCCGGCCGTCCTCGACTCCCTCGAGGCCGACCACGAGTTCCTCCTCCAGGGCGACGTGTTCACGCCGGACCTGATCGAGACGTGGATCGACTACAAGCGCACGAACGAGATCGCGCCGCTGCAGCTGCGTCCGCACCCGCACGAGTTCGAGCTGTACTTCGACGTGTGA
- a CDS encoding RDD family protein: MDNRQALGSWLSGPRAAAEEAGVDFGYRGEQLGLPEEGPGSIARPGRRLGALAVDWGLSLLIAYGLITQSYNEAAQIWAPLIMFALMVLTVGTVGFTPGKRLLGLRVLALDTGRVSPWRAVLRTVLLFLAIPALIWDRDGRGLHDRLAGTVEVRI, encoded by the coding sequence GTGGACAACAGGCAAGCACTCGGATCGTGGCTTTCCGGGCCCCGCGCGGCGGCGGAAGAGGCCGGTGTCGACTTCGGATACCGGGGTGAGCAGCTCGGTCTGCCCGAGGAGGGGCCCGGCTCGATCGCCCGCCCGGGGCGGCGGCTCGGCGCCCTCGCCGTGGACTGGGGCCTGAGCCTCCTGATCGCATACGGTCTCATCACCCAGAGCTACAACGAAGCGGCCCAGATCTGGGCGCCGCTCATCATGTTCGCTCTGATGGTCCTCACGGTCGGTACGGTCGGCTTCACGCCGGGCAAGCGGCTCCTCGGCCTGCGGGTGCTCGCCCTGGACACCGGCCGGGTCAGCCCCTGGCGCGCCGTCCTGCGCACGGTCCTGCTCTTCCTCGCGATCCCCGCCCTGATCTGGGACCGCGACGGCCGGGGCCTCCACGACCGGCTGGCGGGCACGGTCGAGGTCCGCATCTGA
- a CDS encoding DUF4191 domain-containing protein — MARKEPAADAANPGRLKQIALTYKMTRKADKKIGLVLAAVGIVTFGVFLAIGFLIGHPIYLGILGLLLAFLASAIVFGRRAERAAFGQMEGQPGAAAAVLDNVGRGWTTTPAVAMNRNQDVVHRAVGKAGIVLVAEGNPNRVKSLLAAEKKKMNRIVADVPVHDLVVGTGEGQVELKKLRTTMLKLPRVLTGPQVTATNDRLRALGDLMSNMPLPKGPMPKGMRMPKGGGPKAR, encoded by the coding sequence ATGGCGAGGAAGGAACCTGCAGCGGACGCTGCGAACCCCGGGCGACTGAAGCAGATCGCCCTGACCTACAAGATGACCCGCAAGGCCGACAAGAAGATCGGTCTTGTACTCGCGGCAGTCGGAATCGTCACCTTCGGTGTCTTCCTCGCGATCGGCTTCTTGATCGGTCACCCCATCTATCTCGGCATCCTGGGCCTCCTGCTCGCCTTCCTCGCGTCGGCGATCGTGTTCGGGCGCCGGGCCGAGCGGGCCGCCTTCGGGCAGATGGAGGGCCAGCCCGGTGCCGCGGCGGCGGTGCTCGACAACGTCGGCCGGGGGTGGACGACGACCCCCGCGGTGGCGATGAACCGCAACCAGGACGTGGTGCACCGCGCGGTCGGCAAGGCCGGCATCGTCCTGGTCGCCGAGGGCAACCCGAACCGGGTGAAGTCCCTGCTCGCCGCCGAGAAGAAGAAGATGAACCGCATCGTCGCGGACGTCCCGGTGCACGACCTGGTCGTGGGCACGGGCGAGGGCCAGGTCGAGCTGAAGAAGCTGCGCACGACCATGCTGAAGCTGCCGCGCGTGCTGACCGGCCCGCAGGTCACCGCCACCAACGACCGGCTGCGTGCCCTGGGCGACCTGATGAGCAACATGCCGCTGCCGAAGGGGCCGATGCCGAAGGGCATGCGGATGCCGAAGGGCGGCGGGCCGAAGGCGCGCTGA
- the lipA gene encoding lipoyl synthase, which yields MSAVAPDGRKMLRLEVRNSQTPIERKPEWIKTRAKMGPEYTKMQNLVKSEGLHTVCQEAGCPNIYECWEDREATFLIGGDQCTRRCDFCQIDTGKPEALDRDEPRRVGESVVTMDLNYATITGVARDDLEDGGAWLYAETVRQIHQQTAGREAGRTKVELLAPDFNAVPEQLEEVFSSRPEVFAHNVETVPRIFKRIRPGFRYERSLKVITEARDYGLVTKSNLILGMGETREEVSEALKQLHDAGCELVTITQYLRPSVRHHPVERWVKPQEFVELQEEAEQIGFSGVMSGPLVRSSYRAGRLYRMAMEQRDAGIAAQAV from the coding sequence GTGTCCGCAGTCGCACCCGACGGACGCAAGATGCTGCGCCTGGAGGTCCGCAACAGCCAGACCCCCATCGAGCGCAAGCCCGAGTGGATCAAGACCCGGGCGAAAATGGGTCCCGAGTACACCAAGATGCAGAACCTCGTGAAGAGCGAGGGCCTGCACACGGTCTGCCAGGAAGCCGGCTGCCCCAACATCTACGAGTGCTGGGAGGACCGCGAGGCCACCTTCCTCATCGGCGGCGACCAGTGCACCCGGCGCTGCGACTTCTGCCAGATCGACACCGGCAAGCCCGAGGCGCTCGACCGCGACGAGCCGCGCCGCGTGGGTGAGTCCGTGGTCACCATGGACCTGAACTACGCCACGATCACCGGCGTCGCCCGCGACGACCTGGAGGACGGCGGCGCCTGGCTGTACGCGGAGACGGTCCGCCAGATCCACCAGCAGACGGCGGGCCGCGAGGCCGGCCGGACGAAGGTCGAGCTGCTCGCGCCCGACTTCAACGCCGTCCCGGAGCAGCTCGAGGAGGTCTTCTCCTCCCGCCCCGAGGTCTTCGCGCACAACGTCGAGACGGTCCCGCGGATCTTCAAGCGGATCCGCCCCGGCTTCCGCTACGAGCGCTCCCTGAAGGTCATCACCGAGGCCCGCGACTACGGCCTGGTCACCAAGTCGAACCTCATCCTCGGCATGGGCGAGACCCGCGAGGAGGTCAGCGAGGCGCTGAAGCAGTTGCACGACGCGGGCTGCGAGCTGGTCACCATCACGCAGTACCTGCGGCCCTCCGTGCGCCACCACCCGGTGGAGCGCTGGGTCAAGCCGCAGGAGTTCGTGGAGCTGCAGGAGGAGGCCGAGCAGATCGGCTTCTCCGGTGTGATGTCGGGCCCGCTGGTGCGGTCCTCGTACCGTGCCGGGCGGCTCTACCGGATGGCCATGGAGCAGCGGGACGCGGGCATCGCGGCCCAGGCCGTCTGA
- the lipB gene encoding lipoyl(octanoyl) transferase LipB: MSELRFVRMGFGDEAVEYQEAWDEQRRVHAARFADEVPDTVLLLEHPPVYTAGRRTADDERPLDGTPVIDVDRGGKITWHGPGQLVGYPIQKLPRPVDVVAHVRRLEEALIRTCAEFGLETTRVEGRSGVWVLGDPVAQRPALGGLALDFDPRLHDEEFDPRMNGPEYAPSNAGQRREDRKIAAIGIRVAKGVTMHGFALNVNPDNKWFDRIIPCGIRDAGVASLANELGRDVTIEEVLPVVERHLRDVLENAELKPREIEKTPAA; the protein is encoded by the coding sequence GTGAGTGAGTTGCGGTTCGTCCGCATGGGGTTCGGTGACGAGGCCGTCGAGTACCAGGAGGCGTGGGACGAACAGCGCCGGGTGCACGCGGCGCGCTTCGCGGACGAGGTCCCCGACACCGTGCTGCTCCTGGAGCACCCCCCGGTCTACACGGCGGGTCGGCGCACGGCGGACGACGAGCGGCCCCTCGACGGCACGCCGGTCATCGACGTGGACCGCGGCGGCAAGATCACCTGGCACGGGCCCGGCCAGCTGGTGGGCTACCCGATCCAGAAGCTTCCGCGCCCCGTGGACGTCGTGGCCCACGTACGCCGCCTCGAAGAGGCCCTGATCCGCACCTGCGCGGAGTTCGGCCTGGAGACCACCCGGGTCGAGGGCCGCAGCGGGGTGTGGGTGCTCGGCGACCCGGTCGCGCAGCGCCCCGCGCTCGGCGGGCTGGCCCTGGACTTCGACCCGCGTCTGCACGACGAGGAGTTCGACCCGCGGATGAACGGCCCGGAGTACGCGCCGTCCAACGCGGGCCAGCGCCGGGAGGACCGCAAGATCGCCGCGATCGGCATCCGCGTGGCCAAGGGCGTCACCATGCACGGCTTCGCGCTCAACGTGAACCCCGACAACAAGTGGTTCGACCGGATCATCCCGTGCGGCATCCGCGACGCGGGTGTCGCCTCGCTGGCGAACGAACTGGGCCGCGACGTGACGATCGAGGAGGTTCTGCCGGTCGTCGAGCGCCACCTGCGGGACGTCCTGGAGAACGCGGAACTGAAGCCGCGGGAGATCGAGAAGACCCCGGCGGCATAA
- a CDS encoding NAD(P)/FAD-dependent oxidoreductase, whose protein sequence is MLEPAYQADVVVVGAGVAGLSAAHRLTSAGVTTMVLEAAHAIGGRMATEKVDGFRLDRVGQLLSTAYPELRLTPGLGALVLRPFAPGVLLHGDGRHHRAGVQTGAGGARGALHAVRALASAPRSTSAPRPPRRPVAVPGRQVSVPRSRSGAPLGTAVDQARLGAALTRLAGTPAERLLARPELPAGEALAARGLPARTIDGFLRPLLAALLCDPDLTTSSRCADLALRAFAGGRLCLPEGGAEALPQLLASTLPPGTVRTGVRVTSVSTTSVTTAEHGEIRCRAVLVATDARAAAELLPGLRVPDFHPVTVVHHTTDEPPGTGASLLLDADLGGPVAHTAVVSRVDPSRAPAGRALVSSTVLGRPPGDVDTAVRMHLARLYGVSTARWETLAVHHTAEAVPAMRPPHDLRRPVRLLAGLYVCGDHRDTSTVQGALHSGHRASAAILADLGAGRSMHVADPVPTVPRAA, encoded by the coding sequence GTGCTTGAGCCCGCTTACCAGGCGGACGTGGTCGTCGTGGGGGCCGGGGTCGCCGGACTCTCGGCCGCGCACCGGCTGACCAGCGCAGGAGTGACGACCATGGTCCTGGAGGCCGCCCACGCGATCGGCGGCCGCATGGCGACGGAGAAGGTCGACGGCTTCCGGCTCGACAGAGTCGGCCAGTTGCTGTCCACGGCATACCCCGAACTACGGCTGACACCCGGCCTCGGTGCCCTCGTGCTGCGCCCCTTCGCGCCCGGTGTCCTGCTGCACGGCGACGGCCGCCACCATCGCGCGGGCGTCCAGACGGGCGCAGGGGGCGCACGGGGCGCACTGCACGCGGTGCGCGCCCTGGCGAGTGCTCCCCGGTCGACGTCCGCGCCGAGGCCGCCCAGGAGGCCGGTGGCGGTGCCCGGCCGGCAGGTCTCCGTGCCCCGGAGCCGGTCCGGTGCGCCGCTGGGCACGGCCGTCGACCAGGCCCGCCTGGGTGCCGCCCTGACGCGGCTGGCGGGCACACCGGCCGAACGGCTGCTGGCCCGCCCGGAGCTGCCCGCCGGTGAGGCCCTGGCGGCCCGCGGGCTGCCGGCCCGTACGATCGACGGCTTCCTGCGTCCGCTGCTCGCCGCCCTGCTGTGCGACCCGGACCTGACGACGTCCAGCCGGTGCGCGGACCTCGCGCTGCGCGCCTTCGCGGGTGGCCGGCTGTGTCTGCCGGAGGGCGGCGCCGAGGCCCTGCCGCAGCTGCTCGCGAGCACGCTGCCGCCGGGCACCGTGCGCACCGGCGTGCGCGTCACCTCCGTCTCCACGACCTCGGTGACCACCGCCGAGCACGGTGAGATCCGCTGCCGGGCGGTGCTGGTGGCGACGGACGCCAGGGCCGCGGCCGAGCTGTTGCCCGGGTTGCGGGTGCCGGATTTCCATCCGGTGACGGTGGTGCACCACACGACCGACGAGCCGCCGGGGACGGGGGCGTCGCTGTTGCTCGACGCGGACCTGGGTGGGCCGGTCGCGCACACGGCCGTGGTCAGCCGGGTCGATCCGTCCCGTGCTCCGGCGGGGCGGGCGCTGGTGTCCTCGACGGTGCTGGGGCGTCCGCCGGGGGACGTCGACACGGCCGTGCGGATGCATCTGGCGCGGCTGTACGGGGTGTCGACGGCGCGGTGGGAGACGTTGGCCGTGCATCACACGGCGGAGGCGGTGCCGGCGATGCGGCCGCCGCATGATCTGCGGCGGCCGGTGCGGTTGCTCGCGGGGCTGTACGTGTGTGGGGATCACCGGGACACCAGTACGGTCCAGGGCGCCTTGCACTCCGGGCATCGGGCGTCGGCGGCGATTCTGGCGGACTTGGGGGCGGGGCGGTCGATGCATGTTGCCGATCCTGTGCCGACTGTGCCCCGGGCTGCGTAG
- a CDS encoding TIGR01777 family oxidoreductase encodes MEGSRIAVAGASGLIGGALVRSLTADGHEVVRLVRRTPRAADEVRWDPEGGRVDAAGLAGCDAVVNLAGAGVGNRRWTDAYKQRIRDSRVNGTAALARAVASLDEKDRPRVFVNGSAMGYYGETGDRTVDESAPAGEGFLPELCVEWEAATAPAQQAGVRTVFTRTGLVVSREGGAWGRLFPLFRAGLGGRMGDGRQYWSFVALHDEVAAIRHLIDTDGLSGPFNITAPNPLTNREITAAMGRVLHRPTLFAVPAPVLRAVLGEMAGDVLGSARVLPTRLLESGFRFAFPEIEEAIRAAL; translated from the coding sequence ATGGAAGGCTCACGAATCGCAGTGGCCGGTGCGTCCGGTCTCATCGGCGGCGCCCTGGTGCGCTCCCTGACCGCGGACGGGCACGAAGTGGTGCGCCTGGTGCGCCGTACGCCCCGGGCCGCGGACGAGGTCCGCTGGGACCCCGAGGGCGGGCGCGTGGACGCGGCCGGGCTCGCGGGGTGCGACGCGGTGGTGAACCTGGCCGGTGCGGGGGTCGGCAACCGCCGCTGGACGGACGCCTACAAACAGCGGATCCGCGACAGCAGGGTGAACGGCACGGCGGCGCTCGCCCGCGCGGTCGCCTCGCTGGACGAGAAGGACCGGCCGCGGGTCTTCGTGAACGGCAGCGCCATGGGCTACTACGGCGAGACCGGGGACCGGACCGTGGACGAGAGCGCGCCGGCGGGCGAGGGGTTCCTGCCCGAACTGTGCGTGGAGTGGGAGGCCGCGACAGCCCCCGCCCAGCAGGCCGGTGTCCGGACGGTGTTCACCCGGACCGGGCTGGTCGTGTCCCGCGAGGGCGGTGCGTGGGGGCGGCTGTTCCCGCTGTTCCGGGCCGGGCTCGGCGGGCGGATGGGCGACGGGCGGCAGTACTGGTCGTTCGTCGCGCTGCACGACGAGGTCGCCGCGATCCGGCATCTCATCGACACCGACGGCCTGTCCGGGCCGTTCAACATCACCGCCCCGAACCCCCTGACGAACCGTGAGATCACGGCGGCGATGGGGCGCGTGCTGCACCGCCCGACGCTGTTCGCGGTGCCCGCGCCCGTACTGCGGGCCGTGCTCGGCGAGATGGCCGGGGATGTGCTCGGCAGCGCCCGGGTCCTGCCGACGCGACTGCTGGAGTCGGGGTTCCGGTTCGCCTTCCCGGAGATCGAGGAGGCGATCCGGGCGGCGTTGTGA
- a CDS encoding GNAT family N-acetyltransferase → MSEPRRLRIRVAVPDDDEGLALLDRLAWSHLHAVMPRPQPPYPPFFTDRHAPEDCLVAELGDRLAGYLRTGFPTPVEANRHVRQVQGLAVAQEARGRGVGRALVRAAVDEARRRGARRLTLRVLAHNTPARKLYEAEGFVVEGVLPEEFLLDGQYVDDVLMGRSL, encoded by the coding sequence ATGTCCGAGCCCCGCCGACTCCGTATCCGCGTCGCCGTGCCCGATGACGACGAAGGGCTGGCTCTGCTGGACCGCCTCGCCTGGTCGCACCTGCACGCGGTGATGCCCCGGCCGCAGCCGCCGTACCCGCCGTTCTTCACCGACCGGCACGCCCCCGAGGACTGCCTGGTCGCCGAACTCGGTGACCGCTTGGCGGGCTACCTGCGTACCGGCTTCCCGACGCCGGTCGAAGCGAACAGGCACGTGCGGCAGGTGCAGGGCCTCGCCGTCGCGCAGGAGGCACGCGGCCGGGGTGTCGGGCGGGCGCTGGTCCGGGCCGCCGTCGACGAGGCCCGCCGGCGCGGTGCCCGCCGCCTCACCCTGCGCGTCCTCGCCCACAACACCCCGGCCCGCAAGCTCTACGAGGCGGAGGGATTCGTGGTGGAGGGGGTCCTGCCCGAGGAGTTCCTGCTCGACGGGCAGTACGTGGACGACGTACTGATGGGACGCTCCCTCTGA
- a CDS encoding MarP family serine protease, producing MDLLDILLLLVVLAYAASGYRRGLVAGCVSLAGFVGGAVVGVWILPWVMDLVPPGTTRATVTAVFTVLLPAVVGHELAGRLALRLRRELDRGPLRVADGIGGAVANSVAVLIVAWVAASVLGASSSPLVTSAIRDSRLLGAVQRTMPDTTPAWFSEATSALTQAGFPQVFNPFENESTAEVAEPSGDSVTAAATNAAKLSTVKVEGVAGTQGREGSGFVYAREHVMTNAHVVAGIDEPTVQIGGVGRTYEARVVLFDPQKDVAVLYVPGLKAPVLRFDDNAERGDSAVVAGYPQDGDLNLQAATVANRVRATGQNIYNDDTVTREIYSIRSTVRPGNSGGPLLTTDGRVFGVVFARSTSDAETGYVLTAAEVSSDAERAANATAPVDTGELAES from the coding sequence GTGGACCTGCTCGACATCCTGCTGTTGCTGGTCGTCCTGGCCTACGCGGCATCCGGCTACCGGCGCGGGCTGGTGGCCGGCTGTGTGTCGCTGGCGGGTTTCGTGGGCGGTGCGGTCGTCGGCGTGTGGATCCTGCCGTGGGTGATGGACCTGGTGCCGCCGGGTACGACGCGCGCGACGGTGACGGCGGTGTTCACGGTGCTGCTCCCGGCGGTGGTGGGGCACGAACTGGCGGGGCGCCTCGCGCTCAGGCTGCGGCGGGAGCTGGACCGCGGGCCGCTCAGGGTGGCGGACGGGATCGGCGGGGCCGTGGCCAACTCGGTCGCGGTCCTGATCGTGGCGTGGGTGGCCGCGAGCGTCCTGGGCGCGTCCTCGTCGCCGCTGGTCACCTCGGCGATCCGGGACTCCCGACTGCTCGGCGCCGTGCAGCGGACGATGCCGGACACCACCCCTGCCTGGTTCTCGGAGGCCACGTCCGCGCTGACCCAGGCGGGATTCCCGCAGGTCTTCAACCCGTTCGAGAACGAGTCGACCGCCGAGGTGGCCGAGCCCTCCGGCGACAGCGTCACGGCGGCCGCCACGAACGCGGCCAAGCTGAGCACGGTCAAGGTCGAGGGCGTCGCGGGCACCCAGGGCCGCGAGGGCAGCGGGTTCGTGTACGCGCGGGAGCACGTGATGACCAACGCCCACGTGGTGGCCGGCATCGACGAGCCGACCGTGCAGATCGGCGGGGTCGGCCGGACGTACGAGGCACGGGTGGTGCTCTTCGACCCGCAGAAGGACGTGGCCGTGCTGTACGTGCCGGGGCTCAAGGCGCCCGTGCTGCGGTTCGACGACAACGCCGAGCGCGGCGACTCGGCGGTCGTCGCGGGCTATCCGCAGGACGGCGACCTGAACCTCCAGGCGGCGACGGTCGCGAACCGGGTCCGGGCGACGGGCCAGAACATCTACAACGACGACACCGTCACCCGCGAGATCTACTCGATCCGCTCCACGGTCCGCCCCGGCAACTCCGGCGGCCCGCTCCTCACCACGGACGGCCGGGTCTTCGGCGTGGTCTTCGCCCGCTCCACCTCGGACGCCGAGACGGGCTACGTGCTGACGGCGGCCGAGGTCTCCTCCGACGCCGAGCGCGCGGCGAACGCGACGGCACCGGTGGACACGGGCGAGCTGGCCGAGTCGTAG
- a CDS encoding peptidoglycan recognition protein produces MPRTARVLLGCLPGVAVVVALVLCAHGVENAAETSARPATHRPATPTRYAAPRPHIVPRSQWLGDAARKQPRPRYDDRVAAVFIHHTDSPNGYDCADAPRILRDLYTGQTGTRDWDDIGYNFVVDRCGTIYEGRAGGVERAVTGAHTQGFNHRTTGIAALGTFTAGMPVPRAMIHAIAALSAWKLGLTGTDPRATVRLVSSNGLSRYAAGTAAELPALAGHNDGYMTSCPGAALHARLPQIRQLAARLQGRPAGPQEGHSRRAASSDPGALPSSPQPADRRWGS; encoded by the coding sequence ATGCCGCGCACGGCCCGGGTGCTGCTCGGCTGCCTGCCGGGCGTCGCCGTCGTCGTGGCGCTGGTGCTGTGCGCCCACGGCGTGGAGAACGCCGCCGAGACCAGCGCCCGCCCGGCCACGCACCGCCCCGCCACGCCCACGCGCTACGCCGCTCCGCGCCCGCACATCGTGCCGAGATCACAATGGCTGGGCGACGCCGCCCGCAAGCAGCCCCGCCCGCGCTACGACGACCGGGTCGCCGCCGTCTTCATCCACCACACCGACTCGCCCAACGGCTACGACTGCGCCGACGCGCCCCGCATCCTCCGGGACCTGTACACCGGCCAGACCGGCACCCGCGACTGGGACGACATCGGCTACAACTTCGTCGTCGACCGCTGCGGCACCATCTACGAGGGCCGCGCCGGCGGCGTCGAGCGGGCCGTCACCGGCGCCCACACCCAGGGCTTCAACCACCGCACCACCGGCATCGCCGCCCTCGGCACCTTCACCGCGGGCATGCCCGTGCCCCGGGCGATGATCCACGCCATCGCCGCGCTGTCCGCCTGGAAGCTGGGCCTGACCGGCACCGACCCGCGGGCGACCGTCCGCCTGGTCTCCAGCAACGGCCTGAGCCGGTACGCGGCCGGCACCGCCGCCGAGCTGCCCGCCCTGGCCGGCCACAACGACGGCTACATGACCAGCTGCCCGGGCGCCGCCCTGCACGCCAGGCTGCCGCAGATCAGGCAGCTGGCCGCCCGGTTGCAGGGCCGGCCGGCCGGACCACAGGAAGGCCACAGCCGGCGCGCAGCGTCCTCGGATCCCGGCGCCCTACCGTCGTCCCCACAGCCAGCCGACCGGAGGTGGGGATCATGA
- a CDS encoding DUF4240 domain-containing protein, with translation MMDETEFWELVDDAREAAEGDPEEQADLLVERLAQLDPDSVLDFARHFESRYNRAYRWDLWGAAWVLLDGASDDAFDFFRCWLIGQGRHVFEGAVHDPDSLADLLDDFDEEIDGDGEELGYAADEAYEQLTGMVAPDLEIPPAPPEPEGTPLDFENEDLLAERYPKLWERFRG, from the coding sequence GTGATGGACGAGACGGAGTTCTGGGAGCTGGTGGACGACGCCCGGGAGGCCGCCGAGGGCGACCCGGAAGAGCAGGCCGACCTGCTCGTGGAGCGGCTCGCGCAGCTGGACCCGGACTCGGTCCTGGACTTCGCCCGGCACTTCGAGTCCCGCTACAACCGCGCCTACCGCTGGGACCTGTGGGGCGCCGCCTGGGTGCTGCTCGACGGGGCGAGCGACGACGCCTTCGACTTCTTCCGGTGCTGGCTGATCGGCCAGGGCCGCCATGTCTTCGAGGGCGCCGTGCACGACCCGGACTCGCTCGCCGATCTGCTGGACGACTTCGACGAGGAGATCGACGGCGACGGCGAGGAACTCGGCTACGCGGCGGACGAGGCCTACGAGCAGCTCACCGGCATGGTCGCCCCCGACCTGGAGATCCCGCCCGCGCCCCCGGAACCGGAGGGCACCCCGCTCGACTTCGAGAACGAGGACCTGCTCGCCGAGCGCTATCCCAAGCTGTGGGAGCGCTTCAGGGGCTGA